A portion of the Rubritalea squalenifaciens DSM 18772 genome contains these proteins:
- a CDS encoding DEAD/DEAH box helicase: MNIDEKWVGQAAGWKALKGGRDLFKRGVVVKAEQRGPLVTGEIAGGAKPLRVTVRILSETDVETVCPRPACRRTGVICEHAVAVMLGVIHGVSEASESPDNGRRGSATSEKARIENALAIQVNLPPQFPKGLPEGGLSLRMSKVEEEAKAWDGPLTEWVEQQAGGKVPPMAGLRGKQALDFLKVLDGHRRVFAGENEVRISTSGVPIPMHIALDEDRVELGICSSVLEHGEVWYAHGELWLWDRDQHVMAVVDVSGVLADRQWQRLGQGLPVFVPMKSFMKELAQWSSLAVWDDDSVLGAVPVKVGTPEFHLVLDGSTQMLQAKLTAKYAMGVELRLGLFQGEEMAFPVEDPKREGHWIERNREAEDEAAGVLMRYGFQIVDSEGGWQLGGDDAVIDFLTDALPKLEQDWTVRTGGKLGALKGNLVRVRPNIEVSGSGEDWLAFDYGFQTDAGQEIPKEAIRKMLAAGKKSARTKNGKQVVISSFDAEMVESVLRDTDPRQEGGKFYVPQNQGAFLRRVRDYYHSEQAPMPDRSVLENLPETIRPVLRGYQEDGIAWLAERVEQEGAALLADDMGLGKTLQTLSLLHLRKGKPSLVVCPTSLLGNWADEAAKWIPGMNALVMHGPGRKDYFEVMHSADIIITSYALIARDLKKYRELELGIVVLDEASVIRNPDTQAAKALRQLQSDARVALSGTPVENAVRDLWSLYAFLLPGYLGSREDFKNRYEGPLSGNRPDEHIMRRLRMRVEPFMIRRTKTQVAKDLPGKMEQILWCEPSDMQKKAYQEVHRMGVSQVDELEGGRARMQMLTVLLRLRQASCDLRLLGMDGVEDKALSEVSSKLEMLVELLQEAKRGGHRVLVFSQFTKMLGLAKQALDAEGISYAYLDGSTRDRAGEVKKFQQEGGPDAFLISLKAGGYGLNLTAADTVVHFDPWWNPAVEAQATDRAYRIGQTRPVTVYKLIAKGTVEEKILKLQQRKKGLIGAAIGDEEQPMMSGISAEEMRDLLG, translated from the coding sequence ATGAATATTGATGAAAAATGGGTGGGGCAAGCCGCCGGATGGAAGGCTCTGAAGGGCGGAAGAGACCTGTTTAAGCGAGGCGTGGTGGTCAAAGCGGAGCAACGCGGACCCCTCGTGACCGGTGAAATCGCTGGTGGTGCCAAGCCTTTACGCGTGACCGTGCGCATTCTCAGTGAGACTGATGTAGAAACGGTCTGCCCAAGACCTGCCTGCCGCAGGACTGGCGTGATTTGTGAGCATGCCGTGGCGGTGATGCTGGGCGTGATTCATGGCGTGAGCGAAGCGAGCGAGAGCCCGGATAATGGGCGCCGTGGCTCAGCTACGAGCGAGAAAGCGCGTATAGAGAATGCTCTGGCCATCCAGGTGAATCTGCCACCTCAGTTTCCGAAAGGTCTGCCGGAGGGAGGCCTGAGCCTCAGGATGTCCAAGGTGGAGGAGGAGGCGAAAGCCTGGGATGGGCCGCTGACGGAGTGGGTGGAGCAGCAGGCTGGCGGGAAGGTGCCGCCGATGGCGGGCTTGCGCGGCAAGCAGGCGCTGGATTTCCTGAAAGTGCTGGACGGCCATCGCCGTGTCTTTGCGGGTGAGAACGAAGTGAGAATTTCGACCAGTGGGGTGCCGATTCCCATGCACATCGCGCTGGATGAGGACCGGGTGGAGCTGGGGATCTGCTCCAGCGTGCTGGAGCACGGCGAGGTGTGGTATGCCCATGGAGAGCTTTGGCTTTGGGATCGCGACCAGCATGTGATGGCTGTGGTGGATGTGAGCGGGGTGCTGGCAGACCGCCAGTGGCAGAGACTCGGGCAGGGCTTGCCTGTGTTTGTCCCGATGAAGAGTTTCATGAAGGAGCTGGCGCAGTGGTCCTCACTGGCGGTGTGGGATGACGATAGTGTGCTCGGTGCAGTACCAGTCAAAGTGGGGACTCCGGAGTTCCATCTGGTCTTGGATGGCTCCACCCAGATGCTGCAGGCGAAGTTGACGGCAAAGTACGCGATGGGTGTCGAGCTACGTCTGGGCTTGTTCCAGGGAGAGGAAATGGCCTTTCCGGTGGAAGACCCGAAACGTGAAGGTCACTGGATCGAGCGCAACCGGGAGGCCGAAGATGAGGCTGCGGGGGTGCTGATGCGTTACGGGTTCCAGATTGTGGACAGCGAGGGAGGCTGGCAGCTCGGGGGAGATGATGCCGTCATCGATTTCCTGACCGATGCCCTGCCTAAGCTGGAGCAGGACTGGACGGTCAGGACGGGCGGCAAGCTGGGAGCTCTGAAGGGGAACCTGGTCCGTGTACGTCCGAATATTGAAGTCAGCGGAAGCGGGGAGGATTGGCTGGCCTTTGACTATGGATTCCAGACAGATGCAGGGCAGGAAATTCCTAAGGAAGCGATCCGCAAAATGCTGGCGGCAGGCAAGAAGTCAGCCCGCACCAAGAATGGCAAGCAGGTGGTGATCTCTAGCTTTGACGCCGAGATGGTGGAGTCGGTACTGAGAGATACGGATCCTCGCCAGGAGGGCGGGAAGTTCTACGTGCCGCAGAATCAAGGAGCCTTCTTGCGTAGGGTCAGGGATTACTATCACAGTGAGCAAGCCCCGATGCCGGATCGCTCGGTGTTAGAAAATCTACCGGAGACCATCAGGCCTGTCCTGCGGGGCTATCAGGAGGATGGTATTGCCTGGCTGGCAGAGAGAGTGGAGCAAGAGGGGGCTGCCCTGCTGGCGGATGACATGGGTCTGGGTAAGACCTTGCAGACTCTCTCCTTGCTGCATCTCAGAAAAGGAAAGCCCTCCTTGGTCGTGTGTCCTACCTCTCTCTTAGGGAACTGGGCGGATGAAGCTGCCAAGTGGATTCCCGGGATGAATGCACTCGTGATGCACGGGCCAGGCAGAAAGGATTACTTTGAGGTGATGCATAGCGCGGATATCATCATCACCAGCTATGCTCTGATTGCCCGAGACCTGAAAAAGTACCGTGAGCTCGAACTCGGTATTGTGGTGCTGGATGAGGCCAGCGTGATCCGCAATCCGGATACCCAGGCTGCGAAGGCGCTGCGTCAGCTTCAGTCCGACGCTCGTGTGGCACTCTCCGGTACGCCGGTAGAGAATGCTGTCAGGGACTTGTGGTCGCTCTATGCCTTCTTGCTGCCTGGTTACCTCGGCAGCCGGGAGGATTTTAAAAACCGCTATGAAGGACCACTGTCGGGGAATCGACCAGATGAACACATCATGCGCAGGCTAAGGATGCGGGTGGAGCCTTTCATGATTCGCCGTACCAAGACACAGGTGGCGAAAGATCTTCCAGGCAAGATGGAACAGATACTTTGGTGCGAGCCTAGTGATATGCAGAAGAAGGCCTATCAGGAGGTACACCGTATGGGCGTCAGCCAGGTCGATGAACTGGAAGGTGGCCGCGCTCGCATGCAGATGCTGACCGTGCTGCTACGTCTCAGACAGGCGAGCTGCGACTTGAGGCTGTTAGGCATGGACGGAGTGGAGGATAAGGCCCTGTCCGAAGTATCTTCCAAACTGGAAATGCTCGTCGAGCTACTGCAGGAAGCCAAGCGTGGCGGACACCGGGTCTTGGTCTTTAGTCAGTTCACCAAGATGCTCGGTCTGGCCAAGCAAGCCTTGGATGCCGAGGGGATCAGCTATGCCTATCTGGATGGTTCCACACGTGACCGTGCCGGGGAGGTGAAGAAGTTCCAGCAAGAAGGTGGGCCAGACGCCTTCCTGATCAGTTTGAAAGCCGGTGGTTATGGTTTGAATCTCACCGCTGCAGATACGGTGGTGCATTTCGACCCATGGTGGAACCCGGCTGTGGAGGCCCAGGCTACTGACCGTGCCTACCGTATCGGCCAGACAAGGCCGGTGACGGTATACAAGTTGATCGCCAAGGGAACGGTAGAGGAGAAAATCCTCAAACTTCAGCAGCGTAAGAAAGGTCTGATCGGTGCCGCCATCGGCGACGAAGAGCAACCGATGATGTCCGGCATCAGTGCTGAGGAGATGAGAGACTTGTTGGGGTGA
- a CDS encoding phospholipase D-like domain-containing protein, with the protein MSLLSCGLLASCSVPETKFFDERDALKTVSVPVMTVSKVVVRGHAVSILRNPVTTTSKGVSMVKSRFQIAADPLLSQIEMDEVYRNSHSIEDALTKIGMPEPIPGKVEYLIDGKAFFNDLERTVKGAKRSVDTRVFIYDNDDVAVWYSDLLRSKGDKVRCRVLMDELGSIASWWTPPATKMDHGFKSPESMYRYLTEGNKVEVRESKNPFLVTDHSKLFIVDQEVAYLGGMNVGREYRYEWHDMMVKVRGPVVTALQNDFDRAWILQGGWGDWQLPFHDYHSFRVYPRGGEYPIRILKTDAKSAQIRSAILAAIRMSKKRVYIQNSYFTSDGLVRELKDALARGVDVRMVFPEENDSKLLDKGNRDVAKQLIDAGAKVYMYPEFTHVKAVVVDDWACVGSANYDGLSMRINEEINISYSNRRAVDALVSQLFYKDFRVSKRVTPQMTQGWNNPILESVVDQL; encoded by the coding sequence TTGTCACTACTATCCTGTGGGCTACTAGCATCCTGTAGTGTACCTGAGACGAAATTCTTCGATGAGCGTGATGCTCTGAAGACGGTCAGTGTGCCGGTGATGACGGTCAGCAAGGTGGTGGTACGGGGACATGCCGTCTCCATTCTGCGAAATCCAGTGACCACCACTTCCAAGGGGGTGTCGATGGTGAAGAGTCGCTTTCAAATCGCGGCTGACCCGCTGCTCTCACAGATAGAGATGGATGAGGTCTATCGCAATTCGCACAGCATCGAGGATGCTCTTACCAAAATCGGAATGCCGGAGCCAATTCCGGGGAAGGTGGAGTACTTGATCGATGGAAAGGCGTTTTTCAATGATCTGGAGAGAACGGTCAAGGGGGCCAAGCGCAGTGTGGATACCCGGGTCTTCATCTATGACAATGATGATGTGGCTGTCTGGTATTCGGATTTGCTGAGATCCAAGGGGGACAAGGTGCGCTGCAGGGTGCTGATGGATGAGCTGGGTTCGATTGCAAGCTGGTGGACGCCACCAGCGACGAAAATGGATCATGGCTTCAAGTCTCCTGAGTCGATGTATCGCTACCTCACCGAGGGGAACAAGGTGGAGGTCAGGGAGTCCAAAAATCCCTTCCTCGTGACGGATCATTCCAAGCTTTTCATTGTCGACCAAGAGGTGGCTTATCTTGGGGGGATGAACGTGGGGCGTGAGTACCGCTATGAGTGGCACGATATGATGGTCAAGGTGCGCGGCCCGGTGGTCACCGCCTTACAGAATGATTTTGATCGAGCCTGGATCTTGCAGGGTGGCTGGGGTGACTGGCAGTTGCCCTTCCATGATTATCATTCGTTCCGGGTCTATCCTCGAGGTGGTGAGTACCCGATCCGTATTCTCAAGACCGATGCCAAGTCCGCACAAATCAGGTCGGCGATTCTAGCCGCCATTCGCATGAGCAAGAAGCGGGTTTATATCCAGAATTCCTATTTTACTTCGGATGGTCTGGTGCGTGAGTTGAAGGATGCTCTGGCCAGAGGGGTGGATGTACGGATGGTCTTTCCGGAGGAGAATGATTCCAAGCTGCTGGATAAAGGAAACAGGGACGTGGCCAAGCAACTGATCGATGCTGGGGCGAAGGTCTATATGTACCCTGAGTTTACACACGTGAAGGCGGTCGTGGTGGATGATTGGGCCTGTGTGGGTTCTGCGAATTATGATGGCTTGAGCATGAGAATCAACGAGGAGATCAATATCTCGTATTCTAACCGGAGAGCGGTGGATGCCTTGGTTTCTCAATTGTTTTACAAGGATTTCCGGGTCTCCAAACGGGTGACACCTCAAATGACCCAGGGGTGGAACAATCCTATTCTTGAGAGTGTGGTAGACCAATTATGA
- a CDS encoding YceI family protein, which translates to MKLGMVNTIQSVEELEESNDLNLIDVRLRDDYECEHIPGAINHCVFEVVFLDEVKASFPDLEAPLCVYGHGRKSLEAEVAAEKLSKAGYRNVYQWLGGIKKWKKAGKETMGSSETCEPEVFLGDQILKVNLEESSVIWTGRNLLNKHRGEVAIEAGLLEFGGGELISVQFNLDMNKITCHDLEGDKLHDVLIDHLKGDDFFDSFNHPESKFFSRRCRVLRDGVPGAPNMEIEGQLEMRGVVAPVTFEAVTGFTDDGKRVAAQASFSIDRTRWGVYYGSGKLFNRLAGHLVNDLIDLEVKIVADLEE; encoded by the coding sequence ATGAAGCTTGGTATGGTGAATACGATTCAAAGTGTCGAAGAGTTGGAAGAATCAAATGATCTTAATTTGATCGATGTGAGGCTGAGAGATGACTACGAGTGCGAGCATATCCCCGGGGCAATCAACCATTGCGTCTTTGAAGTGGTTTTTCTGGATGAGGTGAAAGCAAGCTTTCCTGACCTGGAGGCGCCGCTGTGTGTCTACGGTCATGGTAGGAAAAGCCTGGAGGCGGAAGTGGCGGCTGAGAAGTTGTCCAAAGCTGGTTACCGGAATGTCTATCAGTGGTTGGGCGGTATCAAGAAATGGAAGAAGGCAGGGAAAGAGACGATGGGAAGCAGTGAGACCTGTGAACCTGAAGTCTTTCTTGGGGATCAGATTCTCAAGGTGAACCTTGAGGAAAGCTCGGTGATCTGGACGGGGAGGAATCTGCTCAACAAGCACCGAGGTGAGGTGGCTATAGAAGCTGGATTGTTAGAGTTTGGTGGAGGCGAGCTGATCTCCGTCCAGTTCAATCTGGATATGAATAAGATCACTTGCCATGATCTGGAAGGGGACAAGCTACATGATGTGCTGATAGATCACCTCAAGGGGGATGATTTTTTTGATTCCTTTAACCATCCGGAGAGCAAGTTTTTCAGCCGCCGCTGCAGGGTGCTGCGCGATGGTGTGCCGGGTGCTCCGAATATGGAGATTGAAGGGCAGCTGGAGATGCGTGGCGTGGTGGCTCCGGTAACCTTTGAGGCTGTGACCGGATTCACTGATGACGGCAAGCGGGTGGCCGCCCAGGCAAGTTTCTCTATCGACCGGACACGCTGGGGTGTCTACTACGGATCTGGCAAGTTATTCAACCGTCTCGCCGGGCATCTGGTTAATGATCTGATCGATCTGGAGGTGAAGATCGTCGCTGATCTTGAAGAATAA
- the efp gene encoding elongation factor P, which yields MAIVATNLKKGQCIKYEGETGVVLNLEHRTPGKGNALIAATIRSFQTGKTKTIRFASSEKVDIVETDRQKLEFSYSDPAGFHFMDLTTYETITLPTTMMEDHVDYLKEGLEVEVLFIEGNAVTVTLPATVELEVTESSEGLKGDTANNPTKPATLETGKIVQVPLFIKQGDVLKINTEDGSYLGRA from the coding sequence ATGGCTATCGTAGCAACCAACCTCAAAAAAGGTCAGTGCATCAAGTATGAAGGTGAGACTGGTGTAGTTCTCAACCTTGAGCACCGTACTCCAGGTAAAGGCAACGCTCTCATCGCTGCCACCATCCGTTCTTTCCAGACAGGTAAGACCAAGACCATCCGCTTCGCTTCTTCCGAAAAAGTGGACATCGTGGAAACTGACCGCCAGAAGCTTGAGTTCTCCTACTCAGACCCAGCAGGCTTCCACTTCATGGATCTCACCACTTATGAGACCATCACGCTTCCAACCACCATGATGGAAGATCACGTGGACTACCTTAAGGAAGGTCTCGAAGTCGAAGTACTTTTCATCGAAGGCAATGCGGTAACGGTTACCCTTCCTGCTACTGTTGAGCTCGAAGTGACTGAGTCCTCCGAAGGCCTCAAAGGCGACACTGCAAACAACCCGACCAAGCCAGCCACACTTGAGACAGGCAAGATCGTTCAGGTGCCTCTCTTCATCAAGCAAGGTGACGTTCTCAAGATCAACACAGAGGACGGCTCCTACCTCGGCCGCGCCTAA